The genomic interval TAACATTATAACACCAGTTAAATTAGGTTATGTCTAATTAAGCAGaatcaaatttttttatttaatattactgtattcaAAGAGATTTCAACACAGCCATCACAAAAATTCACATGGtctaaaacaaatttattatgGCCTGGATCCCAGTCCCTTGTGCCCAATAAGAagactatacatatatataaatgtgtactCAAGTTTTAActgtcaaaacattttttaggtGATGGCATATCCAGCTATGTAAATAACCCTCCGGCAGCTGGAGAAAGTCTTAAGAAATGCTTGGATGTTGCCAAGGCAGCAATACCTGAAGGAAAGCAGAAAACTACACCTGTGTACCTTGGTGCCACTGCTGGCATGCGGCTTCTTAGGTGACTGTACTTATTAATAATTTCCTGAtgtgtcaaaagtttacatacaccttgcagaatctgcaaaatgttaaatattttaccaaaataagagggattattcaaaatgcatgttattttgtatttagtactgacctgaataagatgctTTAcataaagacgtttacatatagtccacaggagaaaataatagttgaatttataaaaatgatcccgtttaaaagtttacatatgcttgattcttaatactgtgttgttacctgaatgatacagatgtttttttttgttttgttttttttatagtgagAGTTTAAAAGAGttgaaaatccttcaggccacacaattcttttgttttttcaggatttttgtgtatttgaaccctttcgaacaatgactgtatgattttgagacccatcttttcGCACTAAGAACAACTGAGGCACTTATAtataactattacagaaagaaggaaggaaaatCTATGtgttaagagccaggggtgtaaacttttgaacagaatgaatgtgtacatttttcttctttagcctaaatatcatgcattttgcatggtccttcttattttggtaaaataattaacattttgcagattttaacctcaactgtaaatggtaaaatatttGGCCATATTTGAAGAAATTATTAGTAAACTGAATTACATTAATCTTTACATTGGTTTCACAGCGTAGAGAACAAAAGTTCAGCAGACAGCATTCTTGCAGAGGTCACCAAAACAATCCAAAGTTATCCATTTGATTTTCGAGGGGCTAGAATACTTTCTGGCATGGAGGAGGGGGCTTATGGCTGGATCACCATCAACTATCTCTTGGAGAAATTTATCaaggtaaatatttatatttaatgaataaataaaaccaacaaTGCAAtcattttaaaggggacatcggatgctaaattcacttttacatgctgtttgcatataaatgtgtcttagcagtgtgtggaaaacaaccaccctacaatgataaaaaatgttgcagacatttcattaagaccctaaggaatcatacccacttgtggaaaatgggcatccaatgtcccctttaaactGAAATCATCTCAGATCCTAAAGGTCACTGAACATAGGTACAGTGGAAGCTTAATACTATATTCAGTCttgctttttgttgttttgacaACATAGACTCAGTTAAGTAAGTCAATCAACAGTAGAAAAGCTACTTAATCACTCTTAATCActtcttctttctcttttttttggcAGCACACATTTGAGGGCCAGTGGATCCACCCTAATACAGGAAAGATCCTCGGAGCTCTAGATCTCGGTGGCTCATCGACACAGATCGCATTCACCCCAAAAGAACCAGTGAAAAACCCAGATTCATCTTTTAATCTCCAGCTGTACGGGTACAAGTATGAGTTGTACACACACAGCTACTTGTGCTACGGCCAGGACCAGGCTTTGAGGCAACTTCAGGTTTACCTTCACAAGGTTGGTTTTTTTAAAGGTTCACTTGCATAATTCAGTTGATTATCCCTATGTAGGTTTTGCCATAATAGTTTTAGCACAAGGGTTTTAATGTATGGGTTTGAAAAGAAAGTGGACACAACTGAATGTCTGATATGGTGTCTTTGCTTCATCTAGACTGCTGGATCATCATCTGTTATCAGTCACCCATGTTACCATGTTGGATATAGCCTTAATCTTACTTTGAATGACCTTTACAACTCCCCTTGTGTGGTCAAACCAAGCAATTTTAACCCCAAGGCTACAGTCCTTTTCTCAGGAACGAGTAATTCATCCCTCTGTCTTTCTCTAATGGAGAACATTGTTAACCTCACCGACTGTGCATATTCACCAGACTGTGGCTTCAACGGTGTCTATCAGCCCCCAGTCAATGGCGAATTCTTCGTAAGTGTTTCTTTCtaatttcttcatttattaCTAGtaggaaatgaaaacaaaattattgtTAGGAGATATATagttacacaaaacaaaactttttttgtatgtattttataagcCTAATATGGAtatgaaaatacataaacattgcACCAATATTTGATAGATTGCAACTTTTCTTGCCACTCCAAAATACTGAATTATTAGGTAAATatttgtaaccctggaccacaaaaccagtcataagggtcaattttttgaaactcagatttatacatcatctgaaagctcaatgaataagctttccattgatttgtGGTTTGTTTAcgttggacaatatttggccaagataaaaaatctgtaatctggggttgtaaaaatctaaatattgagaaaatcgcctttaaatttgtccaaatgaagtttttagcaatgcaaattactatttcaaaaattaagttttgatatatttacattgggaaatttattaaatgtcttcatggaacatgatatcctaatgacttttagcataaaagaaaaatcgataattttaaccaatacaatgtattgttggctattgctacaaatatacccatgctacttaagactggttttgtggtccagggtcacatcttACTTAAGTTGCGAATGtgaattgcactgtaaaaaacaatttgttgaatcaacttaaaataatttgttacctggctgccttcaaattttaagttcaactcaaaacagtttagtcaacttgaaatgttaagttgtactagtgacaacttagaaatttgagttgattcaacacaaaattttaaggcagtcgggtaacaaacccagcttttaagtttaacaaaccaaattttagtttagtcaacacaaatatctaagttttcacttagtacaacttaacatttcagtttgactaaacttatttgagttggctgaacttaattttaaggcagcagggtaacaaattattttaagttgactcaacaaattttgttttattgtttttacagtgctgTCTTAATGatgtaattaaaatacttatcgcgaaataatgtcaaaaaacatatttctcctAGCGGACTACATGCAGAGAGAACATGGGCTTCAAAGcgaacattttatttgattcaaaaacaGATGACTCTTAAGAGTCAGTTCTTTTTggtaaatcaaaaacattaccAGTAAAGTCTCATTCCTGAAAAAATGTCTCTTGTGAGACTCTTATTAAGAATGattcttttaatgaatattaaaaaaaacaaaaacaagttaTCGCTTTGACAAATCCTTCACGCAACTGAATCTATGAGTGCGGTTACTAAATCGACACACACAGAATTTTAAgtaatgttcaaataaatttttttctcCACTATACTTTTTTTGCTTGAACTCATGCTTTGAAATAACTAAGATGGCTATATTGTATGTCCATCTCAGGCTTTTTCTGCATACTTCTACACCTTTGATTTCCTTGGACTTGCCCCAAAAGCTCCACTGATTCGAGTTCTTTCCACTATTGAGACTCACTGCAACAAAACCTGGACCGATGTGAGTCACTGTGACACAGACACTAATTGTAATCccacatatacagtaaaaatacaataaaaagctTGGTGCGAAGAAAACTGGTCAAGTAAATCACAAGTAAATTTGATAATGCCGGTGTCATCTTTTGTAATACTGATTCTTAAAGttgtgtttatgactgttatttttttttctgcagcttACCGCTGAAAATCCAACCATTAAGGCAAAATATCTGAAAGATTATTGTGCGTCTGCTCATTATATTATGACTATTCTCCTGAAAGGATACAAGTTCAGTAACACCTGGGATCAAATCTCTTTTGAGAAACGGGTAGGATTTCATCAGGTTAAATTATTAGCAATTCATATGGTTCAGTGATTCATAAGGTTACTTGCATTGCTCAAGAGCCCAATGGAAGTAACTCATAAACAGACAGCACGTCATGTGCTCAACCTAACATAAACAAGTATAATAGATGACCTCTGCTCCATACGTATGAGGAAACCTCTTACTTCGGGGAATCTCCTTGTATATGACCTTTTTTTAACTTCTTCATTAGTGTGATGTGGGCATTTGTACTCAAATAAGATTGTATGATGGTTACAGGTTGCAGACACGGATATTGGTTGGACTTTGGGATACATGCTGAACCTGACCAACATGATTCCTTCTGAACCTTCCAGAGCGGTGACAGGGGTGCCGCACAGTCAATGGCCAGCTCAGATTTTCTTCATCGTATTTGCTGTTCTCCTCAGTCTAATTATTATAGCCATTCTGTTTGTCCGTGATCTAAGCCACTAAGTTGTGtgtacatattaatatttatttcttatatttcaGACACCAAGTAACTCTTTTGACTACTGCTTGAGATGTGATTAGAGATGTTTTGACAAAGACCTCAGAAACTGTGAAATAATCTGTGCTTTATAACATTCTCATGAGAAAAATTACATGAagtgtcttttgtttttcttaacaTTTTGTACCAGTTGTGGCAAAATGTAGCTTTTTTGAGTTATTTAAAGTAGTGTCTTGTTTTGAAAGCTGACTAGTACCTCAATGATTTAGTCTGTGCTAACTAATAATTCATGAAACTAAGTTACAGAGATTTTTCAGACATTCATAAACTGAATTGTAAGGGTAcagggtttttatttatttgtttatattcattttcaCCTCCACTCAGCACTTACAGCTGGACTTAAAGCACTTAACagacattaaataaatgtataattatattattatgtgtgAAACCATTATTGTACtttgtacatatttataaaatacagaaatgacaTTCTTCAAAAGCAACAATATATAAGCAGCTTATTTTTTGCCTTTGCTTTTAACGAAGTGTTTGTACACtaccttcaaaagtttggggttggtaagatttttagtttTCGTTTTTTAAAACGTAAAATCTGCTATGCTCACAAGactgtttataaaaatgttttataaaaaatttatgaattttaaatctttttaggattctttaatatatagaatatgtaaaaaaaactactgatttttttatattaacatcatgagtctttactgtcacctttgatcaatttaatgcattcttgctgattAACATAATGTCtacaaaaaatatcttataccctcaacttttgaatggtcgtgcatctgtgtgtgtgagagtctgTTTTCAACAGCAACCAGATTTCTTCTGTGGTGCTTCTCTTCTCAATGATGCATGTTTCTCCTTCTGAGACTTGCGCTGCTGTGCTAACAACCTAGCAGCAAGAAGAAATTCATCTTAATGCATGGACTGAAAACTCATACATACTAAACAAGTAATAACAGGTCTGATGTGTTTTGTTAGTTTTGAGTCTTACTCTGCAAGAGTTCTCATGGATTCTGATACATTTGCCCCGGTTGCAGCACTGCACTCCATGAAATGCATGTTATACTCCTGATGAAGGAAAAATACAACCAAACTTTTAGTAAAAACTTAAGGAAACTTAAGGAAAAACAATCAGACAGTACTTTCAGGATCACAATGAACTCTTACTCTGGCCAGATCCGCCCCTTCCTGAATCTGGACTTGACGCGCTACAgaatcatttttgtttccaAGCAACATCATGATGGCATCATCAGGAGCCCTTTCCTGTGTAACATTGTCATAGTACAATTTAAGGAAGGGGATATTTCCatatattttaactaaaatataaggaaaatgaaaaaatgaaaacattagcTACCCGAGCTCGAGAGATCCAATCTCGAACAGAAACAAAACTGTTTGAAGATGTGATTTCATACATGAACAGAAGCCCATCAGCCCTGTGGAACACTTGTGTGGTGATGCTGTGAAAccttaaaaagattttttgggTTTAATTACACACCaacaaacaacttttttttatgtagtattaTTTTGTTCTGAGGTCTTACCTTTCTTGACCTGCTGTGTCCCAAATTTGTAGTTTAACAATTTTGTCAGCCAGAGCAACAGTCTGTACACAGGTGTCAACACCTGGGTGCAAAATAcacaagtttttaaaataaaatgatgggaataaacaaaattttagtataGTTTTGCAAATTTTTTGTGCTTGTGTACTtatgttttagtatgcaagttaaaattctgtaatgtcatgtggtcgctaccaaaacattactgtcattaccgaaaatgtgcagtcacgaTCGAAACAttggatgttttgtcaaaaacaaaatatagtgaaatattaactaagatgttatgatagtgttttgttcagtgtatattcaaactaatgaatccttaactttgaaatcagtatgatcaacgtTTTGctttttgcaaagaaaaattggattcaaaatacaacaaatcttataaatcacacatgaaatatttttaaaattgtaattgttattgatttaccactgaaaactttttaataaaatagcaaaaatatatatttacaaggtagatgtaagcaaaaatCTTAAAAGGTCAATGTAACCCTTCttactaaattatatattactgtgtttcggtagtgacaaatttggggagaggacaaatattccaaaacttctgaaaatacaatatgagaaataACTGCACATTTACTAGAATTGTGTACCttgaatataatacaatttgcatacatacaaaatcaaAACATCAAGATGTTCTGATCTCTGACTTGACACTAATTCTTGAGAATGGCccataaatttatatatttggaACCTTATCATTTTTCTTCCTAGAAACAGTTTATTtctattaagcagcacaactgttaatagcacaacattgataataataagaaaagttttattaagagtcaaatcagcatattagaaaaatTTCTGaaacatcatgtgacactgaagactggagtaatgacatcacaggaataaattacattaaaatacaaaacagcagttatttaaaattgtaataaactgtatttttgatgagcacaagatactttttttccaaaaatcttGCTGACTCACCAATAGTAGAGCGGTAATCCTCAGTGAACTGCCCTTCATGGAAACGTCTTATAAAGGAAGTCTTACCCACACAGCTGTTTCCCACCATGACAATGTTAAACTGAACTACATCAGCATCTGAAACTGTTTGACAGGGTTTGTGTTTAGATGAGATATTAAACTGGATAAGAGGAcacaattaaatgaatgaattaaaagaatttaaaaaataattacatgacAATCTTTTAgcacaggggtgctcaaccctggtcctggagatagACTTTCCTGCAgggttcagctccaaccctgaccaaacacacctgaaccagcttattaggatctgaaggagcacttgataattacagacaggtgtgtttgattagggttggaaataaactctgcaggaaggtcgatctccaggaacagggttgggcacccctgttttagCACTTTACTCACTTCTGTTCTTTAAATTTACTGTCTGCTTAGCTCCAGTGATTCTGTCATGTTTTATGGTTTGTTCCAAAGAAACGAGACCAGCACCGGTGCCTTTTGAAGCAGCTTCGTCATTTCTGAagcaggaaaacaaaacaaagttgaaaagttaattattttctaataacaGAGATAAAGAACTCTATTTGGTTCTGTCATACTTGGCTTCCATGTTCCTCTGTTCAGAGACTGGATGG from Labeo rohita strain BAU-BD-2019 chromosome 6, IGBB_LRoh.1.0, whole genome shotgun sequence carries:
- the entpd8 gene encoding ectonucleoside triphosphate diphosphohydrolase 8, encoding MGIQMKALLLGTALAAVACTTIIALILSLANHQTLEMPYSTQYGIVFDAGSTHTALFLYQWLGNKENNTGIVSQKQSCDVDGDGISSYVNNPPAAGESLKKCLDVAKAAIPEGKQKTTPVYLGATAGMRLLSVENKSSADSILAEVTKTIQSYPFDFRGARILSGMEEGAYGWITINYLLEKFIKHTFEGQWIHPNTGKILGALDLGGSSTQIAFTPKEPVKNPDSSFNLQLYGYKYELYTHSYLCYGQDQALRQLQVYLHKTAGSSSVISHPCYHVGYSLNLTLNDLYNSPCVVKPSNFNPKATVLFSGTSNSSLCLSLMENIVNLTDCAYSPDCGFNGVYQPPVNGEFFAFSAYFYTFDFLGLAPKAPLIRVLSTIETHCNKTWTDLTAENPTIKAKYLKDYCASAHYIMTILLKGYKFSNTWDQISFEKRVADTDIGWTLGYMLNLTNMIPSEPSRAVTGVPHSQWPAQIFFIVFAVLLSLIIIAILFVRDLSH